A window of the Motilibacter rhizosphaerae genome harbors these coding sequences:
- a CDS encoding M50 family metallopeptidase — MRVLGFPLRLTPWLPVVLVALAQGRPVEAQVAFVVGGVLAILVHELGHALAARAAGARDIRIELVALGGVTSYEGAPRSRLARIGIAVAGPATGVALGLPLLAVQRSSAVTGSTVDVLDALVFVTLGWAVLNLLPVRPFDGGHVLESVLPGDEGRRARLAGAVSVVLALAVVAWAWERGLSWTAGVFLVVAALNLGPFLARGGQVRQSPEQRTTAVLRDVVSGQLAAARERAATGRCDAVVAPLLALAEGAAPDEPLARLEALVEARPDPLRRAYLLVGCVVARRFARAAEVVAAGPLPAGLPTWAVGAVRAGGRPADAALVGQAALAASPDPALAHATARAWGAAGEPQRAYDALAYARALGWADLAGAAVDPDLAEVRALPAWGALFAQQPPRNRG; from the coding sequence GTGCGCGTCCTCGGCTTCCCGCTCCGGCTGACGCCCTGGCTGCCGGTCGTGCTCGTCGCGCTGGCGCAGGGACGGCCGGTCGAGGCCCAGGTCGCCTTCGTGGTGGGCGGGGTCCTCGCGATCCTCGTCCACGAGCTCGGCCACGCGCTGGCCGCGCGGGCCGCCGGCGCCCGGGACATCCGCATCGAGCTGGTCGCGCTCGGCGGGGTCACCTCGTACGAGGGGGCGCCCCGCTCCCGCCTCGCGCGCATCGGCATCGCGGTCGCCGGGCCCGCCACCGGCGTCGCGCTGGGGCTGCCGCTGCTCGCCGTGCAGCGCTCGTCGGCCGTCACCGGCAGCACGGTCGACGTGCTCGACGCCCTCGTGTTCGTCACGCTCGGCTGGGCCGTGCTCAACCTGCTCCCCGTGCGCCCCTTCGACGGCGGCCACGTGCTGGAGTCCGTGCTCCCCGGCGACGAGGGGCGCCGGGCGCGGCTCGCGGGCGCCGTCTCCGTCGTGCTCGCCCTCGCGGTGGTCGCGTGGGCGTGGGAGCGCGGGCTCTCGTGGACCGCGGGGGTGTTCCTCGTCGTGGCCGCGCTCAACCTCGGGCCGTTCCTCGCCCGCGGCGGGCAGGTGCGGCAGAGCCCCGAGCAGCGCACGACCGCGGTGCTCCGCGACGTCGTCTCCGGGCAGCTCGCCGCAGCCCGTGAGCGTGCCGCGACCGGGCGGTGCGACGCCGTGGTCGCCCCGCTGCTGGCGCTCGCCGAGGGTGCGGCGCCGGACGAGCCGCTCGCCCGGCTCGAGGCGCTCGTCGAGGCGCGGCCGGACCCGCTGCGCCGCGCGTACCTCCTCGTGGGCTGCGTCGTGGCCCGCCGCTTCGCGCGTGCGGCGGAGGTCGTCGCCGCCGGACCGCTGCCCGCCGGCCTGCCGACGTGGGCGGTCGGCGCCGTACGCGCGGGCGGGCGACCCGCGGACGCCGCGCTCGTCGGGCAGGCGGCGCTGGCCGCGAGCCCCGACCCCGCCCTCGCCCACGCGACGGCCCGGGCGTGGGGCGCGGCGGGCGAGCCGCAGCGCGCGTACGACGCCCTGGCCTACGCCCGGGCGCTGGGCTGGGCCGACCTCGCCGGTGCGGCGGTCGACCCGGACCTCGCCGAGGTGCGCGCGCTCCCCGCCTGGGGGGCCCTGTTCGCCCAGCAACCTCCCAGGAACCGCGGTTAG
- a CDS encoding putative bifunctional diguanylate cyclase/phosphodiesterase, with product MGTRATAVDPYADPPVRPQGWSTALEGVVDVLAAAVAREGGTAVLPAALEQVALAFDADVVALVRGDDVLDSVGRAPADRLLAVAAGTLTALDVAGAGRCHALRAAAGSDVLVVARSTGPLEPEQRRLLGSTARALGLVLELVRRADAEHELRSEAERRAAEDSALLAGARGRQDLLERLADVQQAIAQRLPLPYVLAAVAAGARQATGAACVALVLDEPPEALRPDPLVAWDGDEALARAVAEDPAAAAGLVLPVHEGGRVAGRLVAVAGPDAPPGDPFSDTAAGALLAWAEHASLALTDARTLETLTRAFHDPLTGLATRALLHERLSYALAGAARRDTPVGLLFLDLDRFKLVNDTLGHAAGDDLLVGLAERLRRCLRASDTAARFGGDEFVVLLEDTAEDGAVQVADQVLDAVRQPFLLSGQRVLVDASVGVAVARPSGTLTRGTTAGVRGFEVSSEADALLRAADVAMYAAKRAGKGRIELYRPEMSSGQARRLDLESGLRQALDRGELVLEFQPVVRLRDGALVSAEALLRWSHPVRGVVHPEEFIPVAEETGLIVPMGRWALREACHQAARWQRVLEPGADPVAVAVNLSARQLELPGFAEDVEAALAASALPPHLLCLELTETLLVRDLEPTAAALRRLKEIGVEIAVDDFGTGYSSLAHLWSFPVDKLKIDRSFVAGMRTEQGEAFVRAILGLARSLGLAVVGEGIETPTQLAALRAAGCGQGQGALFSWSLPAPGMLRLITGEAQLPIW from the coding sequence GTGGGGACGCGTGCCACGGCCGTCGACCCGTACGCCGACCCGCCCGTGCGCCCGCAGGGCTGGTCGACCGCCCTCGAGGGCGTCGTCGACGTGCTCGCCGCCGCCGTCGCGCGGGAGGGCGGGACCGCGGTCCTGCCCGCCGCGCTCGAGCAGGTGGCGCTGGCGTTCGACGCCGACGTCGTCGCCCTCGTGCGCGGCGATGACGTGCTGGACAGCGTGGGGCGGGCACCTGCCGACAGACTGCTGGCGGTGGCGGCCGGGACGCTCACCGCGCTCGACGTCGCCGGCGCGGGACGCTGCCACGCCCTACGCGCCGCCGCCGGGAGCGACGTCCTCGTCGTCGCCCGCTCGACCGGCCCGCTCGAGCCCGAGCAGCGCCGCCTGCTGGGGAGCACGGCGCGCGCGCTCGGCCTCGTCCTGGAGCTGGTCCGCCGGGCGGACGCCGAGCACGAGCTGCGGTCCGAGGCCGAGCGGCGGGCGGCGGAGGACTCCGCGCTGCTGGCGGGGGCCCGCGGCCGGCAGGACCTGCTCGAGCGGCTGGCCGACGTGCAGCAGGCGATCGCGCAGCGGCTGCCGCTGCCGTACGTCCTCGCCGCGGTGGCGGCCGGCGCCCGGCAGGCCACCGGCGCCGCGTGCGTCGCGCTCGTGCTCGACGAGCCGCCCGAGGCCCTCCGGCCGGACCCGCTGGTCGCGTGGGACGGCGACGAGGCCCTTGCGCGGGCGGTGGCCGAGGACCCCGCGGCCGCGGCAGGGCTCGTCCTCCCCGTGCACGAGGGCGGCCGCGTCGCGGGGCGCCTGGTCGCCGTGGCCGGACCTGACGCCCCTCCTGGCGACCCCTTCAGCGACACCGCCGCGGGCGCGCTGCTGGCCTGGGCCGAGCACGCGTCGCTCGCGCTCACCGACGCGCGGACGCTGGAGACGCTGACCCGCGCCTTCCACGACCCGCTGACCGGGCTGGCGACCCGCGCCCTGCTCCACGAGCGGCTGAGCTACGCGCTGGCGGGCGCCGCGCGCCGCGACACCCCGGTGGGCCTGCTCTTCCTCGACCTCGACCGCTTCAAGCTGGTCAACGACACCCTCGGCCACGCGGCCGGCGACGACCTGCTGGTCGGGCTCGCGGAGCGGCTGCGCCGCTGCCTGCGCGCGAGCGACACCGCCGCCCGCTTCGGCGGGGACGAGTTCGTCGTGCTGCTGGAGGACACGGCGGAGGACGGGGCCGTGCAGGTCGCGGACCAGGTGCTCGACGCCGTGCGCCAGCCCTTCCTGCTCTCCGGGCAGCGGGTGCTGGTCGACGCCAGCGTCGGCGTGGCCGTGGCGCGGCCGTCGGGGACGCTGACGCGCGGGACGACCGCCGGTGTGCGCGGGTTCGAGGTGAGCTCCGAGGCCGATGCGCTGCTGCGCGCGGCCGACGTCGCGATGTACGCCGCGAAGCGCGCCGGGAAGGGGCGCATCGAGCTCTACCGCCCCGAGATGAGCAGCGGGCAGGCCCGCCGGCTCGACCTCGAGTCGGGCCTGCGCCAGGCGCTCGACCGCGGGGAGCTCGTCCTGGAGTTCCAGCCGGTCGTGCGGCTGCGCGACGGCGCCCTGGTGTCGGCGGAGGCGCTGCTGCGCTGGTCGCACCCGGTGCGCGGCGTCGTGCACCCGGAGGAGTTCATCCCCGTGGCGGAGGAGACCGGGCTGATCGTGCCGATGGGCCGCTGGGCGCTGCGCGAGGCCTGCCACCAGGCCGCGCGCTGGCAGCGGGTCCTCGAGCCGGGCGCGGACCCCGTGGCGGTCGCGGTCAACCTGTCCGCGCGCCAGCTCGAGCTGCCCGGCTTCGCCGAGGACGTCGAGGCCGCCCTCGCCGCCTCCGCCCTGCCACCGCACCTGCTCTGCCTGGAGCTGACCGAGACGCTGCTCGTCCGCGACCTCGAGCCGACGGCGGCGGCGCTGCGCCGGCTCAAGGAGATCGGCGTCGAGATCGCGGTCGACGACTTCGGGACGGGCTACTCCTCGCTCGCCCACCTGTGGAGCTTCCCGGTCGACAAGCTGAAGATCGACCGGTCCTTCGTGGCCGGCATGCGCACCGAGCAGGGCGAGGCGTTCGTCCGCGCGATCCTCGGGCTGGCCCGCTCGCTCGGCCTGGCGGTGGTCGGCGAGGGCATCGAGACCCCGACCCAGCTCGCGGCCCTGCGGGCGGCGGGGTGCGGGCAGGGGCAGGGGGCGCTGTTCTCCTGGTCGCTGCCGGCACCGGGCATGCTGCGCCTCATCACCGGCGAGGCGCAGCTGCCCATCTGGTGA
- a CDS encoding Gfo/Idh/MocA family protein, which yields MSSDPLRIAVLGYGLAGSTFHAPVISSVPGLRVTAVVTRDAERAARAEASLPGVRVLGSADDVLADAASYDGVVVASPNRSHSELATRSLEAGLPVVVDKPLAVTSEEGQRLVDLAEERGVALTVYQNRRWDSDFRTLQALVAEGRLGRVHRYESRFERWRPVPKPGWRESGDPADAGGLLNDLCSHLVDQAVQLLGPVASVYAEVHVRRDSVAVDDDVFVALTHVGGERSHLWAGALTAQLGPRLRVLGSAGAYVVHGLDPQEAALREGGTPADPGWGEEPEERWGLLGSDEDAAPVRTLPGAWQEFYAGWRDALLGRGPVPVDPRDAVATLRVLEAARTSSQEGRTVRL from the coding sequence ATGTCCTCCGACCCCCTGCGCATCGCGGTCCTCGGGTACGGCCTCGCCGGCTCGACCTTCCACGCCCCCGTCATCTCCTCGGTCCCGGGCCTGCGCGTCACCGCCGTCGTCACCCGCGACGCGGAGCGCGCGGCCCGGGCCGAGGCGTCCCTGCCGGGGGTGCGGGTGCTGGGCTCGGCCGACGACGTCCTGGCCGACGCGGCGTCCTACGACGGCGTGGTCGTGGCGAGCCCCAACCGCAGCCACTCGGAGCTCGCGACCCGCTCCCTCGAGGCCGGGCTCCCCGTCGTCGTCGACAAGCCGCTGGCCGTGACCAGCGAGGAGGGCCAGCGCCTCGTCGACCTCGCCGAGGAGCGCGGCGTCGCCCTCACCGTCTACCAGAACCGCCGCTGGGACTCCGACTTCCGCACGCTGCAGGCGCTCGTCGCCGAGGGCCGGCTCGGCCGCGTCCACCGCTACGAGTCGCGCTTCGAGCGCTGGCGGCCCGTACCCAAGCCGGGGTGGCGGGAGAGCGGGGACCCCGCGGACGCGGGCGGCCTGCTCAACGACCTCTGCAGCCACCTCGTCGACCAGGCCGTGCAGCTGCTCGGCCCCGTCGCGTCGGTCTACGCCGAGGTCCACGTGCGGCGGGACTCGGTCGCGGTCGACGACGACGTCTTCGTCGCGCTGACGCACGTCGGCGGCGAGCGCTCGCACCTCTGGGCCGGCGCCCTCACCGCGCAGCTCGGCCCGCGGCTGCGCGTGCTCGGCTCCGCCGGCGCGTACGTCGTGCACGGGCTGGACCCCCAGGAGGCCGCCCTGCGCGAGGGCGGCACGCCGGCCGACCCGGGCTGGGGCGAGGAGCCGGAGGAGCGCTGGGGGCTGCTCGGCAGCGACGAGGACGCCGCACCGGTGCGCACGCTGCCCGGCGCGTGGCAGGAGTTCTACGCGGGGTGGCGCGACGCGCTGCTCGGCCGGGGCCCGGTCCCGGTGGACCCGCGGGACGCCGTCGCCACGCTGCGGGTGCTCGAGGCGGCGCGGACGTCGTCGCAGGAGGGGCGCACCGTCCGGCTCTGA
- a CDS encoding ROK family protein, translated as MSSYNRNLVLDTVRSYGVLSRVELAAMTGLTGATMSRIVRVLLDDGLLMETGKGESTGGKPRTLLRIDPTGRYAVGVQVSAASTTVVVTDLVGAVVRRQVLRQGSQREPATVIAATGASVEKVLASADVPRERVAGVGVAFPGLVDADTGTVLAQGGVPGWAGVPLADPLVRGLGLPVLVDNDATAAAIGERWVGSAATASSFGVVFVSDGIGSGLFLDGRPYRGAANQAGELAHVVVHPGGLGCFCGKRGCLNGYTAPHAVVLAARAHQEGHAGCALDLPPGSSSVRQDYDRLARAYAAGVSCALRLLDASAEALSVAMSNLVEMLDLELVVLAGGGFGRMERLHLDAVQAAVGARAEQATTRVLLSPIASDAAAVGAAALVLHREFGARMLGLMS; from the coding sequence GTGAGCTCCTACAACCGCAACCTCGTGCTCGACACGGTCCGCTCGTACGGCGTCCTCAGCAGGGTCGAGCTGGCAGCCATGACGGGGCTGACCGGCGCCACGATGAGCCGGATCGTGCGGGTGCTGCTCGACGACGGACTGCTCATGGAGACGGGGAAGGGCGAGTCCACCGGCGGCAAGCCGCGCACCCTGCTGCGGATCGACCCGACCGGCCGCTACGCCGTCGGGGTCCAGGTGTCCGCGGCGAGCACGACCGTCGTCGTCACCGACCTCGTGGGCGCCGTCGTCCGCCGGCAGGTGCTGCGCCAGGGCTCGCAGCGCGAGCCCGCGACGGTGATCGCCGCGACCGGCGCCTCGGTGGAGAAGGTGCTCGCCTCCGCCGACGTGCCGCGCGAGCGGGTCGCGGGCGTCGGGGTCGCCTTCCCCGGGCTCGTCGACGCCGACACCGGGACGGTGCTCGCGCAGGGCGGCGTGCCCGGCTGGGCCGGCGTCCCGCTCGCCGACCCGCTGGTCCGCGGGCTCGGCCTGCCCGTGCTCGTGGACAACGACGCGACGGCCGCCGCGATCGGCGAGCGCTGGGTGGGGAGCGCTGCGACCGCCTCGTCGTTCGGCGTCGTCTTCGTGTCCGACGGCATCGGCTCGGGCCTCTTCCTCGACGGGCGCCCCTACCGCGGGGCAGCCAACCAGGCCGGCGAGCTCGCCCACGTGGTCGTGCACCCCGGCGGGCTCGGCTGCTTCTGCGGCAAGCGCGGCTGCCTCAACGGCTACACCGCGCCCCACGCCGTCGTCCTCGCCGCCCGCGCGCACCAGGAGGGCCACGCGGGGTGCGCGCTCGACCTGCCGCCCGGCTCGAGCTCGGTCCGTCAGGACTACGACCGGCTCGCCCGGGCGTACGCCGCCGGCGTGTCGTGCGCGCTGCGCCTGCTGGACGCCTCCGCCGAGGCGCTCAGCGTCGCGATGTCCAACCTCGTCGAGATGCTCGACCTCGAGCTCGTCGTGCTCGCCGGCGGGGGGTTCGGCCGCATGGAGCGGCTGCACCTCGACGCCGTGCAGGCGGCGGTCGGTGCCCGGGCCGAGCAGGCGACGACCCGCGTGCTGCTCTCGCCCATCGCCTCCGACGCGGCCGCGGTGGGCGCCGCGGCGCTCGTCCTCCACCGGGAGTTCGGAGCGCGGATGCTCGGGCTGATGTCCTAG
- a CDS encoding C40 family peptidase, with protein sequence MLRAISGGHALLRRAAVLVLAVVSTLGVLVPAAGSASAATAAVTQPAKGPKASVSVPAVRQHAIQRAADAQRLALHTKRVKVALRTASGLKGKPYVYGSTGPRSFDCSGFTGYVMRHAGLSLPRTSREQYSRSHKISKADIQPGDLVFFEHGGRVYHVAIYAGHGRIWHARQPGQGVALTRISTSSWVAGRVL encoded by the coding sequence TTGCTGCGCGCCATCTCTGGCGGGCACGCGCTGCTGCGCCGTGCCGCCGTCCTCGTCCTCGCCGTCGTCTCGACGCTCGGCGTCCTCGTCCCCGCCGCGGGCTCCGCCTCGGCCGCGACCGCCGCCGTCACCCAGCCCGCCAAGGGCCCGAAGGCCAGCGTCTCCGTCCCCGCCGTCCGCCAGCACGCGATCCAGCGCGCGGCCGACGCCCAGCGCCTCGCCCTGCACACCAAGCGGGTGAAGGTCGCGCTGCGCACCGCCTCCGGCCTCAAGGGCAAGCCGTACGTCTACGGCTCGACCGGTCCGCGCTCGTTCGACTGCTCCGGCTTCACCGGCTACGTCATGCGCCACGCGGGGCTCTCGCTGCCGCGCACCTCCCGCGAGCAGTACTCCCGCTCGCACAAGATCTCCAAGGCCGACATCCAGCCCGGTGACCTGGTCTTCTTCGAGCACGGCGGTCGCGTCTACCACGTCGCGATCTACGCGGGGCACGGGCGGATCTGGCACGCGCGCCAGCCCGGCCAGGGCGTCGCGCTGACCCGCATCAGCACGAGCAGCTGGGTCGCCGGCCGGGTCCTCTAG
- a CDS encoding ATP-binding protein: MQSSTRPDPSATGSALRLEPEPASPGAARRWVRDAATGLGATSAAVESAVLLTSELVTNVVLHAHTPLEVEVGRAGPALRVVVRDGCPDLPHPSPGVGTSTTGRGLLLLERVATAWGTDPLDGAAGKGVWFTVPLDQAEPDDARPDDLEGWSELELDLHELEEPARADPRHELAVTLLAVPAQLWTEVRSHVEELVRELALVGVAESGGTGEPGWAGLVTSWEQLRGTYADALEEVAAALRRAHEQGRAQADLVLRLGDRTGAAVLAELAPVAAQVVQVEQQCREQALLLTPQLSAQAWEFARWLAGEVAAQLRGAAPLAWPARRG, encoded by the coding sequence GTGCAGTCGAGCACGAGGCCGGACCCGTCGGCGACGGGCTCCGCGCTGCGCCTCGAGCCGGAGCCCGCGAGCCCCGGCGCCGCCCGACGGTGGGTGCGCGACGCCGCCACCGGCCTCGGCGCCACGAGCGCGGCGGTGGAGAGCGCCGTCCTGCTCACCAGCGAGCTCGTCACCAACGTCGTCCTCCACGCGCACACGCCGCTCGAGGTGGAGGTCGGGCGCGCCGGGCCCGCCCTCCGCGTCGTCGTGCGCGACGGCTGCCCCGACCTCCCGCACCCCTCGCCCGGGGTCGGGACGTCGACGACCGGACGCGGCCTGCTCCTCCTCGAGCGGGTGGCGACGGCCTGGGGCACCGACCCCCTCGACGGCGCCGCGGGCAAGGGGGTGTGGTTCACCGTGCCGCTCGACCAGGCCGAGCCGGACGACGCCCGTCCCGACGACCTCGAGGGCTGGAGCGAGCTCGAGCTCGACCTGCACGAGCTGGAGGAGCCGGCGCGCGCCGACCCGCGCCACGAGCTGGCCGTCACGCTGCTCGCGGTCCCCGCGCAGCTGTGGACCGAGGTGCGCTCGCACGTCGAGGAGCTGGTGCGGGAGCTCGCGCTGGTCGGCGTGGCCGAGAGCGGCGGCACGGGGGAGCCCGGCTGGGCGGGGCTCGTCACCAGCTGGGAGCAGCTGCGCGGGACCTACGCCGACGCCCTCGAGGAGGTGGCGGCCGCGCTGCGCCGCGCCCACGAGCAGGGGCGCGCGCAGGCGGACCTCGTGCTGCGCCTCGGCGACCGCACCGGCGCGGCGGTGCTCGCCGAGCTCGCGCCCGTCGCGGCGCAGGTGGTGCAGGTCGAGCAGCAGTGCCGGGAGCAGGCGCTTCTGCTCACCCCGCAGCTCTCGGCGCAGGCGTGGGAGTTCGCCCGCTGGCTGGCGGGCGAGGTCGCCGCGCAGCTGCGGGGAGCGGCCCCGCTGGCCTGGCCCGCCCGCCGGGGCTAG
- a CDS encoding FKBP-type peptidyl-prolyl cis-trans isomerase, whose amino-acid sequence MRRLALAPLSVLVGGSLLLAGCGGSSSSSSQGSTASGSAAASAAPSSAASAGASSAATPQPSPSCQTPSVAPTIGTSSTVAAKASGSYGDKPTLTFSGKPASTLGVQVLKQGTGKVVAKGDLLEADYLGQVWGGKVFDNSYDRGAAAAFPIGVGQVVAGWDRTLVGQKVGSRVLLSLPPSQGYACGNDQAGIKATDTIAFVVDIVDAFDKSAAGQATAAPQTLPSGAPTVKGDLGKPATITLPTGWKPPTTPRVSLLAKGTGPAVTGTVIVNYAAVETGGKSESSWADGTPQSIDTTNTSAAPFDQLKGLPVGSRVLVEVPADASSGRSAAAFVLDLIAVPTSAKKAAASAK is encoded by the coding sequence GTGCGCCGTCTCGCCCTCGCCCCCCTCTCCGTCCTCGTCGGCGGCTCCCTGCTCCTCGCCGGGTGCGGCGGCAGCAGCAGCTCGTCCTCGCAGGGCTCGACCGCCTCGGGGAGCGCTGCGGCCAGCGCGGCTCCTTCGTCCGCGGCGTCGGCCGGTGCGAGCAGCGCCGCCACGCCGCAGCCGTCCCCCTCGTGCCAGACCCCGAGCGTGGCGCCGACCATCGGCACGAGCAGCACGGTCGCGGCCAAGGCGTCCGGGAGCTACGGCGACAAGCCGACGCTGACCTTCTCCGGCAAGCCCGCGTCGACGCTGGGCGTCCAGGTGCTCAAGCAGGGCACGGGCAAGGTCGTCGCGAAGGGCGACCTGCTCGAGGCGGACTACCTCGGCCAGGTCTGGGGCGGCAAGGTCTTCGACAACAGCTACGACCGCGGCGCGGCCGCGGCGTTCCCGATCGGCGTGGGCCAGGTCGTGGCGGGGTGGGACCGCACGCTGGTCGGGCAGAAGGTCGGCAGCCGCGTGCTGCTGAGCCTGCCGCCGAGCCAGGGCTACGCGTGCGGCAACGACCAGGCCGGCATCAAGGCGACCGACACGATCGCGTTCGTCGTCGACATCGTCGACGCGTTCGACAAGAGCGCCGCTGGCCAGGCGACGGCCGCGCCGCAGACGCTGCCGAGCGGGGCGCCCACGGTGAAGGGCGACCTCGGCAAGCCCGCGACGATCACCCTGCCGACCGGCTGGAAGCCCCCGACCACCCCGCGGGTCAGCCTCCTGGCGAAGGGCACCGGCCCGGCCGTGACCGGGACGGTCATCGTCAACTACGCCGCAGTCGAGACCGGCGGCAAGTCCGAGTCGTCGTGGGCCGACGGGACGCCGCAGTCGATCGACACGACCAACACCTCGGCCGCGCCGTTCGACCAGCTCAAGGGGCTGCCCGTCGGCAGCCGCGTGCTCGTCGAGGTGCCGGCCGACGCGAGCAGCGGCCGCTCGGCCGCGGCGTTCGTGCTCGACCTCATCGCCGTCCCGACGTCCGCCAAGAAGGCCGCGGCCTCCGCGAAGTAG
- a CDS encoding PPOX class F420-dependent oxidoreductase has protein sequence MATATTTTVDRAALLEFLRPRRKGVLATTRADGRPQLSPVACGVDDAGLLLVSTYPERAKARNAARDPRVSVCVLSDDWDGPWVQLDGSAEVITLPEAVEPLVDYYRALAGEHPDWEEYRAAMVRQGKCLLRITVERWSPIATGGFPARLSQ, from the coding sequence ATGGCCACCGCGACCACCACGACCGTCGACCGCGCTGCGCTGCTGGAGTTCCTCCGCCCGCGCAGGAAGGGCGTCCTCGCCACGACCCGCGCGGACGGGCGGCCCCAGCTCTCGCCCGTCGCCTGCGGCGTCGACGACGCAGGACTGCTCCTCGTCTCCACCTACCCCGAGCGCGCCAAGGCACGCAACGCCGCGCGGGACCCGCGGGTCAGCGTCTGCGTGCTGTCCGACGACTGGGACGGCCCGTGGGTGCAGCTCGACGGCAGTGCGGAGGTCATCACGCTGCCCGAGGCGGTCGAGCCGCTCGTGGACTACTACCGCGCCCTCGCCGGGGAGCACCCGGACTGGGAGGAGTACCGCGCGGCCATGGTGCGGCAGGGCAAGTGCCTGCTGCGCATCACGGTGGAGCGGTGGTCGCCGATCGCGACGGGCGGGTTCCCCGCCCGGTTGTCGCAGTGA